The following are encoded in a window of Pseudalgibacter alginicilyticus genomic DNA:
- a CDS encoding sugar MFS transporter, producing the protein MSKSQNTVTKNSTLVPILIIAGLFFIFGFVTWINGALIPFMKTINELTDAQSYLVASASYISFVVMALPASYILNKIGYRKGMSLGLIIMAIGALVFIPAAEARTYWVFLTGIFIQGVGMTLLQTASNPYITILGPIESGAKRIAIMGIANKTAGALGSLIFGALLLSGIDQVKEKLGTASIEEKGVLLDSMADSVFVPYIVMAIVLFILGILIRKAPLPHVEAEEAEDIVEGKSAKTNIFQFPQLWLGVLALFVYVGAEVIAGDTIIAYGISLGFTGEEAKFFTTYTLMAMVATYAVGVFLIPKYLKQKTALIGSAVLGVIFSICILNTTGFTSVLFVAALGIANALVWPAIWPLTLDGLGKFTKTASALLIMAISGGAIIPPLYGRIVDANKHELVTNGMQATEAMATASTSSYWILIPCYVIILFFAVWGHKIKSWTGSN; encoded by the coding sequence ATGTCAAAATCACAAAACACAGTTACTAAAAACAGCACTTTAGTCCCTATACTTATTATAGCAGGTCTTTTCTTTATTTTTGGTTTCGTTACTTGGATAAATGGAGCGTTAATTCCATTTATGAAAACCATAAATGAACTTACTGATGCACAATCATATTTAGTAGCGTCGGCATCCTATATATCATTTGTGGTTATGGCACTACCAGCATCTTATATTTTAAATAAGATAGGGTACAGAAAAGGAATGTCTTTAGGATTAATAATCATGGCCATAGGAGCCTTGGTTTTTATTCCCGCAGCAGAAGCAAGAACTTATTGGGTGTTTTTAACTGGAATTTTTATTCAAGGCGTAGGGATGACTTTGTTGCAAACAGCATCAAATCCATACATTACTATTTTAGGACCTATTGAAAGTGGCGCTAAGCGTATAGCTATTATGGGAATAGCAAATAAAACTGCTGGGGCATTAGGATCTTTGATTTTCGGTGCTTTGTTGTTGTCTGGGATTGATCAGGTTAAAGAAAAATTAGGAACGGCCAGTATTGAAGAAAAAGGGGTGCTATTAGATAGTATGGCAGATAGTGTTTTTGTGCCTTATATAGTCATGGCTATTGTGTTATTTATATTAGGTATCTTAATTAGAAAAGCACCCTTACCTCATGTAGAGGCAGAAGAAGCAGAAGATATAGTTGAAGGCAAAAGCGCGAAAACAAATATTTTTCAATTTCCCCAATTATGGTTAGGCGTTTTAGCCTTATTTGTATATGTAGGAGCAGAAGTTATAGCTGGAGATACTATTATCGCTTACGGAATATCTTTAGGGTTTACAGGTGAAGAAGCTAAGTTTTTTACAACTTATACCTTAATGGCCATGGTGGCAACTTATGCCGTAGGGGTGTTTTTAATTCCAAAGTATCTAAAACAAAAAACGGCGTTAATAGGGAGTGCTGTTTTAGGGGTTATTTTTAGTATTTGCATTTTAAATACTACAGGATTTACTTCTGTGTTGTTTGTAGCAGCATTAGGTATCGCTAATGCTTTAGTCTGGCCTGCAATATGGCCATTAACATTAGATGGTTTGGGTAAATTCACAAAAACTGCTTCCGCACTACTTATAATGGCTATTTCTGGAGGGGCTATTATACCTCCTTTATATGGTAGAATCGTTGATGCCAATAAGCATGAATTAGTTACAAATGGTATGCAAGCAACTGAAGCTATGGCAACCGCTTCCACAAGTAGTTATTGGATATTAATTCCGTGTTATGTCATTATCCTATTCTTTGCTGTTTGGGGACATAAAATTAAAAGTTGGACTGGAAGTAACTAA
- a CDS encoding sulfatase family protein — translation MKKIILITLSFLFMFSIGAQQKPNVIFILADDLGYGDLSCYGATKISTPNLDKLASQGVRFTNAHTTSATCTPSRYAIITGQYPWRKSGTGVLPGDAALIVPTNKPTLPKIFKKAGYTTAIVGKWHLGIGTSIKKNWNAKLMPGPNEVGFDYSFIFPATADRVPTVFMENHHVVALDTTDPIHVDYKKKIGNDPTGLENPELLKMKASPNHGHNNTIVNGIGRMGFMTGGYRARWTDEEVPLTFLFKANEFIENNKNTPFFLYYSLTEPHVPRMPSTIFKDKSGLGYRGDVILQLDWAVGEIMKQLEKLGIEKNTMIVFSSDNGPVLDDGYEDGAVTQLNDHNPWGPFRGGKYSVFEAGTRVPMMVSWPETIKPTVSEAVVSQVDLLASFSKLLGVGYNGDTLDSEDALDALLGKSNIGRSYLIEQGLKDNLAIIHENWKYIEPSEGPAIEKHTKIELGKALFPQLYNLNNDLGETNNLAEKYPEKVKALREILNDIKTKN, via the coding sequence ATGAAAAAAATAATTCTCATTACACTATCATTTTTGTTTATGTTTTCAATAGGAGCTCAGCAAAAACCTAATGTTATTTTTATTTTAGCTGATGATTTAGGGTATGGGGATTTAAGTTGTTATGGAGCAACAAAAATAAGTACACCAAACCTTGATAAATTAGCAAGTCAAGGTGTTCGTTTTACTAATGCCCATACTACTTCAGCAACCTGTACACCTTCTCGATATGCAATAATAACTGGGCAGTACCCATGGAGAAAAAGTGGTACTGGTGTTTTGCCTGGTGATGCAGCTTTAATAGTACCAACAAATAAACCTACATTACCCAAAATCTTTAAAAAAGCAGGTTACACAACGGCTATTGTAGGTAAATGGCATTTAGGAATTGGTACGAGTATTAAAAAGAATTGGAATGCAAAATTAATGCCTGGGCCTAATGAGGTAGGTTTTGATTATTCATTTATTTTCCCAGCTACAGCAGATAGGGTACCAACAGTTTTTATGGAAAATCATCATGTTGTTGCCTTAGATACTACAGATCCTATTCATGTTGATTATAAAAAGAAAATAGGTAATGATCCCACAGGTTTAGAGAATCCAGAATTGCTAAAAATGAAAGCATCTCCAAATCATGGGCATAACAACACAATTGTAAATGGTATTGGCAGAATGGGTTTTATGACCGGAGGATATCGTGCTAGATGGACTGACGAGGAAGTGCCATTAACTTTTCTATTTAAGGCAAATGAATTTATTGAAAACAATAAAAACACACCTTTCTTTCTGTATTATTCTTTAACAGAGCCTCATGTACCAAGAATGCCTTCTACCATTTTTAAAGATAAAAGTGGGTTAGGGTATCGAGGTGATGTTATTCTTCAATTAGACTGGGCTGTAGGTGAAATTATGAAACAGTTAGAAAAACTTGGTATTGAAAAGAATACCATGATTGTTTTTTCAAGTGATAACGGTCCCGTTTTAGACGACGGGTATGAAGATGGAGCGGTAACACAATTAAATGATCATAACCCATGGGGGCCATTTAGAGGAGGGAAATATAGCGTTTTTGAGGCAGGAACAAGAGTACCAATGATGGTTAGTTGGCCAGAAACCATAAAACCTACGGTTTCAGAAGCTGTGGTTTCTCAGGTTGATTTATTAGCTTCCTTTTCAAAGCTATTAGGTGTTGGTTATAACGGTGATACTTTGGATAGTGAAGATGCCTTGGATGCTTTGTTGGGGAAATCAAATATTGGACGTTCTTATTTAATAGAACAAGGGCTGAAAGACAACTTAGCTATTATTCATGAAAACTGGAAATATATCGAACCATCTGAAGGTCCAGCTATTGAAAAGCATACAAAAATAGAATTAGGGAAAGCGTTGTTTCCTCAGCTATATAATTTGAACAACGATTTGGGTGAAACCAATAACTTAGCTGAAAAATATCCTGAAAAAGTTAAAGCCTTACGTGAGATATTAAATGATATTAAAACTAAAAATTAA
- a CDS encoding phosphotransferase enzyme family protein, with product MLTDKLEYIFNKFQHGNEYKSYQELASGHINDTYLIKTQTKPNFVLQRINHTVFKDVKGLINNKVAISNHIRLKLKNTYAEALERHVLTFVKAATGEYYFKDTDGDFWNLSIFIDNTLTIDTVKDEEVAYEGGKLFGEFLNLTSDFDVAKLTEVIPKFHDMSFRYAQFNSALQSAPKERLFMATQEIDYVLGLKEDMHVLQNLKESGELKLRVTHNDTKISNALFTKDNKGLCVIDTDTVMPGIAHYDFGDAIRTICNSAAEDESNLDLVKFNIDYFNAYAKGFLEKVKDSLNAKEIECLPLGAQTIIFIMGLRFLTDYLNNDVYYKTKYPQHNLDRAKNQFQLLKSFKEKYNQIKLEIN from the coding sequence ATGTTGACAGATAAATTAGAATATATTTTCAATAAGTTTCAACATGGTAATGAATATAAGTCTTATCAAGAATTGGCTTCTGGTCATATTAATGACACTTACTTGATTAAAACTCAAACTAAACCCAATTTTGTTCTTCAGCGTATTAATCATACTGTTTTTAAAGATGTTAAGGGTTTGATTAATAATAAGGTTGCTATAAGTAATCATATTCGGTTAAAATTAAAAAACACGTATGCTGAAGCATTAGAGCGACATGTTCTAACATTTGTAAAGGCAGCGACTGGTGAGTATTATTTTAAGGATACAGATGGTGATTTTTGGAATCTTAGTATCTTTATTGATAATACATTAACTATTGACACTGTAAAAGATGAAGAGGTTGCTTATGAAGGCGGGAAGTTATTTGGGGAATTTTTGAATTTAACAAGTGATTTCGATGTTGCAAAATTAACCGAAGTTATACCAAAATTTCATGACATGTCTTTTAGGTATGCGCAATTTAATTCAGCTTTGCAGTCGGCTCCCAAGGAACGACTTTTTATGGCAACTCAGGAAATTGACTATGTTTTAGGTTTAAAGGAGGATATGCATGTGTTGCAAAACTTAAAAGAATCAGGAGAACTGAAATTGCGTGTTACGCACAATGATACCAAAATTTCTAATGCCTTATTTACAAAAGATAATAAGGGGTTGTGTGTTATAGATACAGATACGGTTATGCCGGGTATTGCGCATTATGATTTTGGTGATGCCATAAGAACAATTTGTAACTCTGCCGCGGAAGATGAATCAAATCTAGATTTAGTTAAATTTAATATAGATTATTTCAATGCTTACGCAAAAGGGTTTTTAGAAAAAGTAAAGGATTCCTTGAATGCGAAAGAAATTGAATGTTTGCCACTTGGAGCTCAGACTATTATATTTATTATGGGTTTGCGATTTTTAACAGATTATTTGAATAATGATGTGTATTACAAAACCAAATATCCGCAACATAATTTAGATCGTGCTAAAAATCAATTTCAATTATTGAAAAGTTTTAAGGAAAAATACAACCAAATAAAATTAGAGATAAATTAA
- a CDS encoding nucleotidyltransferase family protein: protein MEKPTLVILAAGMGSRYGGLKQIDVFSPEGDTIIDFSIYDALQSGFGKFVFIIRKSFEKEFKARFNEKLEGKAEVAYVYQELENVPSKYVNPERTKPWGTGHALLMAADEVKTNFAIINGDDFYGREAFEVMARSLTKTDKNSYNFNTMAYLLKNTISEYGYVSRGECQVDDNGYLIDVTERTHIEKINGKLMRKDADGTFVPIDENTVVSMNFWGFTPKCFEFGHKLFETFLEANTENLKAEFYLPTIVNDILKSGKANVEVLKSDAKWFGVTYKDDKAIVQKEIEELKKQKIYPIKLW, encoded by the coding sequence ATGGAAAAACCGACTTTGGTTATTTTGGCAGCAGGTATGGGGAGTCGTTATGGCGGATTAAAGCAGATAGATGTTTTTTCTCCAGAAGGTGATACGATTATAGATTTTTCAATCTATGATGCGCTTCAATCGGGCTTTGGAAAATTTGTTTTTATCATTAGAAAGAGTTTTGAAAAGGAATTTAAAGCGCGTTTTAATGAAAAATTAGAAGGGAAAGCTGAGGTTGCTTATGTGTATCAAGAACTTGAAAATGTGCCAAGCAAGTATGTGAATCCTGAACGTACGAAGCCTTGGGGTACTGGTCATGCATTACTTATGGCTGCAGATGAAGTTAAGACGAATTTTGCTATTATAAATGGTGATGATTTTTATGGTAGAGAGGCTTTTGAGGTTATGGCAAGGTCTTTAACTAAAACTGATAAAAATTCGTATAATTTCAATACCATGGCGTATCTGTTAAAGAATACTATTTCAGAATATGGTTATGTGTCAAGAGGAGAGTGTCAAGTGGATGACAATGGGTATTTGATAGATGTTACGGAACGTACGCATATTGAAAAAATAAACGGGAAATTGATGCGAAAAGATGCTGATGGTACTTTTGTTCCAATTGATGAGAATACGGTAGTTTCAATGAATTTTTGGGGATTTACTCCTAAATGTTTTGAGTTTGGACATAAATTATTTGAAACGTTTTTAGAGGCTAATACAGAAAATTTAAAAGCTGAATTTTACTTACCTACCATTGTTAATGATATATTGAAATCTGGAAAAGCAAATGTGGAGGTTTTAAAATCGGATGCTAAATGGTTTGGAGTAACATATAAAGATGATAAAGCCATTGTTCAAAAAGAAATAGAAGAGTTGAAAAAACAAAAAATATATCCTATAAAACTTTGGTAA
- a CDS encoding alpha-L-fucosidase: MNIKFLKVNKLSKVLIIFMSLISINLLYAQAPRVSINLKHGAHQLGKRTDQSMETWRNYGLGQFIHWGVYAIPGGQWNNKKYRGAAEWIRSWDGMPKDAYDNLYKQFNPKGFNAKAWAKQAKHMGAKYVILTTKHHDGFCLWPSKFTDYTIINTPYKKDIIGQLVDAYNEQNIDVYLYFSIIDWNHPGYRSVLKTEEDRKAYETFKVFTENQLTELLNAYPTTKGLWFDGTWDSAWKEQAAFADSLDSKLRKMIPGLVIGARFRPDEYGKRGFDSNGDIIGDYEQGWERKMPNHIDDVHGNDWECVMTVPENQWGYQSNWEGHIKTSNELIEMIAKAVSLDGNFVLNFGPDGQGVIRSEETQLAKEIGDWMEVNNEAIYNGSYLNWEKQDWGYYTKSRKTNKIYMIVCNVPVSGMLRVKTTDKIDVIKASLIQEPTQGVDVEIIGKNEYFIHLKSFDFKKPFVLELETKLIQEGTEIH; the protein is encoded by the coding sequence ATGAATATAAAATTTTTAAAGGTTAATAAATTATCTAAGGTTTTGATAATCTTTATGTCATTAATCTCAATTAATCTGTTATATGCACAAGCCCCAAGGGTTTCTATTAATTTAAAACATGGTGCCCACCAATTAGGAAAGCGCACAGACCAATCTATGGAAACATGGCGTAATTACGGATTGGGTCAATTTATCCATTGGGGAGTTTATGCCATTCCTGGGGGGCAATGGAATAACAAAAAATACCGTGGAGCGGCTGAGTGGATACGTTCTTGGGATGGCATGCCTAAGGATGCTTACGATAATTTATATAAACAATTTAATCCCAAAGGATTTAACGCAAAGGCTTGGGCAAAACAAGCTAAACATATGGGTGCAAAATATGTCATATTAACTACCAAGCACCATGATGGATTTTGTTTATGGCCCAGTAAATTCACTGATTACACTATAATTAATACACCTTATAAAAAAGATATTATCGGACAGTTAGTTGATGCTTATAATGAGCAAAATATCGATGTATATTTATATTTTTCTATTATAGATTGGAATCATCCTGGATATAGAAGCGTGTTAAAAACTGAAGAGGATAGAAAAGCATATGAAACATTTAAAGTATTTACTGAGAATCAATTAACAGAGTTGTTAAATGCTTATCCAACAACTAAAGGGTTGTGGTTTGATGGTACTTGGGATTCTGCATGGAAAGAGCAAGCTGCTTTTGCAGATTCATTAGATAGTAAATTACGAAAAATGATTCCTGGATTAGTTATTGGAGCAAGATTTAGGCCTGATGAATATGGAAAAAGAGGTTTTGATAGCAATGGTGATATTATAGGAGATTATGAACAAGGATGGGAACGCAAAATGCCCAACCATATTGATGATGTCCATGGTAATGACTGGGAGTGTGTTATGACTGTGCCAGAAAATCAATGGGGGTATCAATCCAATTGGGAAGGACATATCAAAACGAGTAATGAACTTATTGAAATGATTGCCAAAGCGGTTTCATTAGATGGAAATTTTGTATTGAACTTTGGTCCTGATGGTCAGGGTGTTATTCGTAGTGAAGAAACTCAGTTAGCAAAGGAAATCGGCGATTGGATGGAAGTTAATAACGAAGCTATATATAACGGCAGTTATTTAAATTGGGAAAAGCAAGATTGGGGATATTATACTAAAAGCAGAAAAACAAATAAGATATACATGATTGTATGTAATGTACCAGTTTCTGGAATGTTAAGAGTTAAAACAACTGATAAAATAGATGTAATTAAAGCTTCTTTAATACAAGAGCCAACACAAGGTGTAGATGTGGAGATTATTGGTAAAAATGAATATTTTATTCATCTTAAATCATTTGATTTTAAAAAGCCTTTTGTTTTGGAGTTAGAAACAAAATTGATTCAAGAAGGAACTGAAATTCATTAA
- a CDS encoding substrate-binding domain-containing protein, producing MLKKYTIRDIAELAGVSKGTVDRVLHNRGKVSETALKKVNKVLDKIDFKPNPIAKNLKSNKVYRICVLVPDPIKDVYWKPCLNGINDAILELGAFGVNIETVFFNPTSTKSFLEANLLVQKKLPDAVLLVPIFNTEALIVLEDYKNLGIKVSTFNNNIEFGSVKNFIGQDLFQSGRVAAKLLHCIVPKGDIAILHINENYENAVFMQEKEKGFENYFNELNSSDFTILKEKLKLPDFESVLTKFIDEHPNLTGIFVTTSKTYQVADVIQKITNKKIALVGYDLLNENIKHLKKGTIDFLIHQHPRQQAYLGLKFLVEHFLFDKKIPSNLLLPIDIINSENVNVIMND from the coding sequence ATGTTAAAAAAATATACCATACGTGATATTGCTGAACTGGCAGGGGTATCAAAAGGAACAGTAGATCGAGTACTTCATAACAGGGGAAAAGTTTCCGAGACTGCATTAAAAAAAGTAAATAAAGTCTTGGATAAAATTGATTTTAAACCCAATCCTATAGCAAAAAACTTAAAAAGCAACAAAGTTTATAGGATTTGCGTTTTAGTTCCTGATCCTATCAAAGATGTATATTGGAAACCTTGTTTAAATGGTATTAATGATGCTATTTTGGAATTAGGTGCTTTTGGCGTTAATATTGAAACTGTTTTTTTTAACCCAACAAGCACAAAGTCATTTTTAGAAGCAAATTTATTAGTACAAAAAAAATTGCCGGATGCGGTTTTATTAGTACCTATATTTAACACAGAGGCACTCATTGTTCTGGAAGATTATAAAAACTTAGGTATTAAAGTTTCTACGTTCAATAATAATATTGAATTTGGTTCCGTAAAAAACTTCATTGGTCAAGATTTATTTCAAAGTGGCCGTGTTGCTGCTAAACTACTACACTGTATTGTTCCTAAAGGTGATATTGCCATTCTTCATATTAATGAAAATTATGAAAATGCGGTATTTATGCAAGAAAAGGAAAAAGGCTTTGAAAATTATTTTAACGAACTAAACTCATCGGATTTCACTATTTTAAAAGAAAAGTTAAAGTTACCTGATTTTGAAAGTGTTCTTACTAAATTTATTGATGAACACCCTAATTTAACAGGAATTTTTGTTACAACTTCTAAAACCTACCAAGTAGCAGATGTAATTCAAAAAATAACAAATAAAAAAATTGCTTTAGTAGGGTACGATTTATTAAATGAAAATATTAAACACTTAAAAAAGGGTACTATTGATTTTTTAATTCATCAACATCCAAGACAACAAGCCTATTTAGGACTTAAATTTTTAGTTGAACATTTTCTCTTTGACAAAAAAATTCCTTCAAACTTATTATTACCTATAGATATTATTAATTCAGAAAACGTAAATGTTATTATGAACGATTAA
- the nagB gene encoding glucosamine-6-phosphate deaminase: MLKSTIDKATGFEKRFENIGTVVFENSTEASKAVAKEIANLIKVKQSQKQPCILGLATGSSPKGLYAELVRLHKEEGLSFKNVISFNLDEYYPMEPDSVNSYVRFMKEQLFNHVDILPENYNVPDGLLTKEAIADYCDAYETKIEALGGIDLQILGIGGNGHIGFNESGSLQNSKTRLVALDHITRVAASGDFGGLENTPRTAITLGVKKIMEAKRVILMAWGEGKSNIIKASTEGPVTSQVPASYLQEHNNATFILDQAAASKLTRINTPWLVEKIEWTDKLIRKAVLGLALHLKKPILMLTDADYIENGMSDLLADSGPAYDINIKIFNKLQNTITGWPGGKPNADDSKRPERAEPAKKRVLIFSPHPDDDIISMGGTFKRLHEQGHEVHVGYQTSGNIAVADDEALRFASFVCDYNDKFGIENTEAAAIYKKALSFLKNKKSSEIDTDEVRYIKGLIRKGEARATCHFIGLPDEQIHFMELPFYETGAIKKNPIGVADVKITKDLIEEIKPHQIYAAGDLADPHGTHKVCLDAIFAAVKELKPKKFMKDCWLWLYRGAWQEWGIDEIEMAVPMGPDQVLEKRKGIFKHQSQKDGVVFQGTDSREFWQRAEDRNKETADLYDQLGLSHYAAMEAFVRWEY, encoded by the coding sequence ATGTTAAAAAGCACAATAGACAAAGCAACAGGTTTCGAAAAGCGATTTGAAAATATAGGCACTGTAGTATTTGAAAACTCAACAGAGGCTTCCAAAGCCGTTGCCAAAGAAATAGCAAATCTTATAAAGGTTAAACAATCTCAAAAACAACCTTGTATATTAGGTTTAGCAACTGGGTCATCCCCAAAAGGTCTTTATGCTGAATTAGTACGTTTACATAAAGAAGAGGGCTTGAGCTTTAAAAATGTGATATCTTTTAATTTGGATGAATACTATCCAATGGAGCCAGACTCGGTAAATAGTTATGTGCGTTTTATGAAAGAACAACTGTTCAATCATGTAGATATATTGCCAGAAAATTATAATGTGCCTGATGGTTTATTAACTAAAGAAGCCATTGCGGATTATTGCGATGCTTATGAAACCAAAATTGAAGCCTTAGGAGGTATTGATTTACAGATTTTGGGTATTGGTGGTAATGGGCATATTGGTTTTAATGAATCTGGTTCTCTTCAAAATTCAAAAACACGATTAGTAGCGCTAGACCATATAACCAGAGTTGCTGCTAGCGGCGACTTTGGGGGTTTAGAAAATACTCCAAGAACAGCTATTACCCTAGGTGTAAAAAAAATAATGGAAGCCAAAAGAGTTATTTTGATGGCTTGGGGTGAAGGAAAGTCTAATATTATAAAAGCATCAACAGAAGGTCCTGTAACTAGTCAAGTACCAGCATCCTATTTACAAGAGCATAACAATGCTACTTTTATTTTAGATCAAGCTGCAGCGTCTAAATTAACAAGAATTAATACGCCTTGGTTAGTTGAAAAAATTGAATGGACGGACAAGCTTATTAGAAAAGCTGTATTAGGGTTAGCACTTCATTTAAAGAAACCTATTTTGATGTTAACAGATGCTGATTATATTGAAAACGGTATGAGTGATTTATTGGCAGATTCAGGACCAGCGTATGACATCAATATTAAAATATTCAATAAGCTTCAAAATACTATTACAGGTTGGCCAGGAGGTAAACCCAATGCAGATGATAGTAAGCGACCAGAGCGTGCAGAACCAGCAAAGAAACGTGTATTGATTTTTAGTCCTCATCCAGATGATGACATCATTAGTATGGGAGGTACTTTCAAAAGATTACATGAACAAGGGCATGAAGTGCATGTAGGATATCAAACTTCTGGTAATATAGCTGTAGCCGATGATGAAGCCTTGCGTTTTGCAAGTTTTGTTTGTGATTATAATGATAAGTTTGGAATAGAAAATACTGAAGCAGCTGCTATTTACAAAAAAGCATTAAGTTTCCTTAAGAACAAAAAGTCAAGTGAAATAGATACTGATGAAGTACGGTATATTAAAGGATTGATTAGAAAAGGGGAAGCAAGAGCTACTTGTCATTTTATAGGTCTTCCTGATGAACAGATTCATTTCATGGAATTGCCATTTTATGAAACAGGTGCCATTAAAAAGAATCCTATAGGTGTAGCAGACGTAAAAATAACGAAAGATTTAATTGAAGAAATAAAACCACATCAAATTTATGCTGCGGGCGATTTAGCTGATCCACACGGTACACATAAAGTTTGCTTAGATGCTATTTTTGCTGCCGTAAAAGAACTAAAACCTAAAAAGTTTATGAAAGACTGTTGGTTATGGTTATACCGTGGTGCATGGCAAGAATGGGGTATTGATGAAATTGAAATGGCTGTGCCAATGGGGCCAGACCAAGTACTGGAAAAACGAAAAGGTATTTTTAAACATCAATCTCAAAAAGATGGTGTCGTTTTTCAAGGTACAGATAGTAGAGAGTTTTGGCAACGTGCAGAAGATAGAAATAAAGAAACTGCCGATTTGTATGATCAATTAGGTTTATCTCACTATGCTGCTATGGAAGCCTTTGTAAGGTGGGAATATTAA